TCTTGCTGATGCGCTCCTCTCAGTAGACTGGATAAACTTGTAGTACTTTCACTTGCTTATTTAGCAACATTGCATGATGCTTCATGCACACCGTAGTCTTATTCCCCTTTCAGTTCTGCAATGCTACTTCTTGCTATCTTGTTTGCTGAGTGCATGAATCCATAATGCCATTTTCATTTTAACCCAGTCAGGCTTAAATGGCTTCAAGAAAGGATATTCCTGTCCTTATTGCTTGCCAAGGTCCCAGTGGCCGTGTCACACGAGCTCAAGTTGCTAATAATAGTAGAAGATGTGGAGTGGCTCACCCTGCACTGGTACCTGTGAGAACTGAACAAAAACCGACAGCGAAAGGGAAGATGAAACGGGGAGCTTTGGATGAGAATACTTGTGTAAGTGCTGTAGCTAAAGCTCCGCACCCTAAAAGGAGAGCAGTGCTCAAGGACGTGACAAACATAAGCTGTGCAAACTCATACAGAAATTGCACTGCTGTGACTAAGCTACAGGTACCAAGATGTTCCACATATTATTACAGTATCCTAGTTTGATTTGTTGACCATTACTTTTTCCCAAACATATATCCAACTAAATGAAAAGCCATTTCCTTTGTTCCAGTCGAGGCCCACCCAAAAGGGAGGACGAAATCCGAGCAAAAACAAGCAGCGTTCAAAGGTCCCTAAGCCACCTCTTCCTGCTGTTAGTGGAACTACATTTGTGAATGATTGTCACAATGTTGAAAAAGCTCAGAAGGAAGAGCTTTCACCACCAAAGGAGGAGCCCACTGCTTTGCTTGAAAACAAAGGGTCGTTGTTGCAGAATACTGAACGGAACAGGGAGAGTGGTTTTCATGAGGCATTCTTTCAGGGAAGAATCACAAGAGATAAATTTGAAACTGCTAACTCAAACACTGGTTAGTTAAGTCGCGTCTTTTCTCTACCGTTTAGCATCTGGACCTAAAGATAGGTTTGAACATAGAAGTCCAAAAGACTGCTCGGAGATTCTCTTCACTTGTAATTTTACACTTCGTTTCTGGTTGTCTGGTCATATTCTGAGTCTATTCTTGAATCTTGACGGTCTTCCTTTTTTGCGAACAAAATCTTGATGGTCCTTCTGTGGCCACAGAAATTATAAATAACAAAGCATAGTGTAAATGTTTTGTGCACTACTCATTTCTGAGAAATTTGTAGATACTCATGTATTCTGTTTAGTGGGGTACTAGCATCTAAAGAATCTGTATCTTTTTTCCAGGGGACTATGCTGGTTTAAACATTATAGATATTGACAAAGATAATGGCAATCCACAAATGTGTGTTTCCTATGCTGCAGAGATATACACAAACCTAATGGCTGCAGAGGTATGTTGATGTTTTTTGGTAAAAGGGGCGAGTTTCTACTGTTTAGACGGACTTCTAAATTTCTCATATTTTTCATGCCTTATTAAGCTGGGAAGAATTTCATTTTTGGACACTTGTGTTTCATCTCTGTGCTATGGTGTTAGTATGCTATTTTTGTGAAAGCATTTGAGCGTCCATCTTATATGCTCATGTTACGCCCCAGCTTATAAGAAGGCCTAAATCAAATTACATGGAGACTTTGCAAAGGGATATTACAAAAGGCATGCGAGGAATCCTCATTGATTGGCTTGTTGAGGTTTGTATGGATTGCTTCTGATTAAATTTATACATAATAGTTTAACTACATGTTTTTACGATTGAGCATTCATCATTGCCATTTCACTGTGCAACTTCGCATACAAACTTATGTATATAACTTGCAATTATGAAGTAACCAGTTGCATGTGGATGTGTGTTTTTATGGAAGGTAGGAACTCTGCCCATTCATTTCACAGAGAGGAATAGACTTCTAGGTTTCCACACCTGTCCAAGCTCAACTCAATAGCTTACATAAACATTCTTTTTCATTCTTGTCTGCCTGGTTTCTTTGTTTCCCATCCAAATCTCATAACTATTGGATGCCAGCGCTGGAGGATTTTATATGAGAAGTTTGAATCAGTGGTGATGATCCACTCATGCATTCTTCTTGCACCACATAACTTACCCAATTCCAAATTGAGCCGAACATGACATGATTAAACTCGTGCTGTGGTGGTAACATGTGCGGTATGCACATATAGAAAACATATA
Above is a window of Triticum dicoccoides isolate Atlit2015 ecotype Zavitan chromosome 5B, WEW_v2.0, whole genome shotgun sequence DNA encoding:
- the LOC119307995 gene encoding cyclin-A2-1-like — protein: MASRKDIPVLIACQGPSGRVTRAQVANNSRRCGVAHPALVPVRTEQKPTAKGKMKRGALDENTCVSAVAKAPHPKRRAVLKDVTNISCANSYRNCTAVTKLQSRPTQKGGRNPSKNKQRSKVPKPPLPAVSGTTFVNDCHNVEKAQKEELSPPKEEPTALLENKGSLLQNTERNRESGFHEAFFQGRITRDKFETANSNTGDYAGLNIIDIDKDNGNPQMCVSYAAEIYTNLMAAELIRRPKSNYMETLQRDITKGMRGILIDWLVEVSEEYKLVPDTLYLTVYLIDQFLSWKYIERQKLQLLGITSMLIASKYEEICAPRVEEFCFITDNTYTKDQVLKMECQVLNGLGYNLSVPTTKTFLRRFLRAAQASHKAPSVTLGYLANYLAELTLTDYNFLRFLPSVVAASAVFLARWTLDQSDLPWNCTLEHYTSYKSSDIQICVCALWELQGNTSQCPLNAIREKYQHKKFECVANMLSPELAQLLFSRQANDTNPLLINDS